In Fibrobacter sp. UWR2, the following are encoded in one genomic region:
- a CDS encoding TIGR02147 family protein, giving the protein MKDIVEYTDYRKFIQDYYDERKRSSAFTWREFARDAGFTSPVYLKYVCEGKKNLSIGVAGSVANAMGLAGFESTYFVLMVSYAHAKSDVAKRAAFEERCALARAHKVRVLGSEEFDYFKSWKNPVIRELAVQMPGAKPLEIAHACKPKISAAEVSETLDFLVKAKLLKKGKNGVYHQTEKSVSMVSVDAVPVAARDMQRQMGELAVKALDLPLSERDMSGLTLGLTRNAYERIRKEIADFRRRIVAIATEDDETEQVYRMNLQLFPLSERLEKKKDLKNKGVERDEK; this is encoded by the coding sequence ATGAAGGACATCGTCGAATATACGGACTACCGCAAGTTCATCCAGGACTACTACGATGAACGCAAGCGCAGTTCGGCCTTTACGTGGCGCGAGTTTGCGCGCGATGCCGGGTTCACGTCGCCGGTTTACCTGAAATATGTGTGCGAAGGCAAGAAGAACCTGAGCATCGGCGTGGCGGGCTCGGTCGCGAACGCCATGGGGCTCGCGGGTTTCGAGAGCACTTACTTTGTGCTGATGGTCTCGTATGCGCATGCCAAGAGCGATGTGGCGAAACGGGCCGCTTTCGAGGAACGCTGCGCATTGGCGCGGGCGCACAAGGTGCGCGTGCTCGGGAGCGAGGAATTCGATTATTTCAAGTCGTGGAAAAATCCGGTTATCCGCGAGCTGGCGGTGCAGATGCCTGGAGCGAAACCGCTCGAGATTGCGCATGCCTGCAAGCCGAAGATTTCGGCGGCGGAGGTTTCCGAGACGCTCGATTTTTTGGTGAAGGCGAAGCTTTTGAAGAAGGGCAAAAACGGCGTTTACCACCAGACGGAAAAGTCCGTGTCAATGGTCTCCGTGGATGCGGTGCCGGTGGCTGCCCGCGATATGCAGCGGCAGATGGGGGAGCTTGCGGTGAAGGCCTTGGACCTGCCGCTTTCGGAACGCGATATGTCGGGCCTTACGCTCGGGCTTACGCGCAATGCGTATGAACGCATCAGGAAGGAAATTGCGGATTTTCGCCGCCGCATCGTGGCGATTGCCACAGAAGACGACGAGACTGAACAGGTGTACCGCATGAATCTGCAATTGTTCCCGTTGAGTGAACGCCTGGAAAAGAAAAAGGATTTAAAAAATAAGGGAGTAGAACGAGATGAAAAGTAA
- a CDS encoding fibrobacter succinogenes major paralogous domain-containing protein: protein MKWNRILGCLAAGAMFWGCSDTGSDDNGVAGGASGDAGIVAVTDWEVAGVSQKGPFVTGSAVTVQELDGITLKQTGKSFKGSIKSDKGDFAIKDINLESQYAILEASGYYRDEISGKKSSGQVTLRALTDLKDRKHVNINLLTHLEYERVMYLVTEKKKSIAEAKEQAEREVLATFGIEGDFAESEDLNIFETGDGNAALLAISVLLQSDVDVAGLTERMGEFSISLAEGGSWDDADAKTAIADWACDVDLKGSLSKVRKNVEDWKYADTVPAFEKYVSNFWWDNYGLGVCNAKRENETKRNVNKLSKLYNEYFVCEGGRWVIPGYEPRSSSSSNQDPSGISFGVMKDSRDGQEYKTVRIGNQVWMAENLNYAAEGSRCYGDDKKNCEKYGRLYNWDIALDTTSEGCGKNFNECTLKSDFYPRQGVCPDGWHLPDLGEWDDLIEYTDDDSDEETFGFSLQSYYWDDDWEKQYGTDKFGFNAMPAGMFDSGKYVGLDSVAIFWTSSKIVDVIMNGSITTLNYVMLEKKSSGITRSRGGDVDWGLSVRCVKGTGNKRPESSSSIASSSSIYDPFAKQSSSSVHVKKDTLPDLPDELAFVEKYYDIRTQYKEYADGKQLVWWGRSPSFGEISGGRDSVASPWDSAASALIREASDNGFEYLEAYSNDSLDNEYTTESHVYTKTEGGKVYKIIITMDNVRMVVLTRENCFFYLKVIVYDSNIDEVPSESRKDYNSPQYRDLPEDLKFIDESVETPNRKVKDYSNDSMWTSWVYSYLTDAYGTSNWNDAKKKADEYAELMKAHGFTLISKKEYALEEYENMGYSSPMGLTDINRDSEMVTLYRFEKEVDGFYYKAEVYPSANFCSGLMTWYETRANIKITIYDK, encoded by the coding sequence ATGAAGTGGAATCGTATTTTAGGTTGCCTCGCTGCCGGGGCCATGTTCTGGGGCTGTTCGGACACGGGTTCCGACGACAATGGCGTTGCTGGCGGTGCTTCGGGCGATGCGGGCATTGTTGCCGTCACGGACTGGGAAGTGGCGGGCGTGTCGCAGAAGGGCCCGTTTGTCACGGGTTCTGCCGTGACGGTGCAGGAACTTGACGGCATTACGCTCAAGCAGACGGGCAAGAGCTTCAAGGGCTCCATCAAGAGCGACAAGGGCGACTTCGCCATCAAGGACATCAATCTGGAATCGCAGTACGCGATTCTCGAAGCATCGGGCTACTACCGCGACGAGATTTCGGGCAAGAAGTCTTCTGGTCAGGTGACGCTCCGCGCCTTGACCGACCTCAAGGACAGAAAGCACGTGAACATCAACCTGCTCACGCACCTGGAATACGAGCGCGTGATGTACCTCGTGACCGAGAAGAAAAAGTCTATTGCCGAAGCGAAGGAACAGGCCGAAAGGGAAGTGCTCGCGACGTTCGGGATCGAGGGCGACTTCGCGGAATCGGAGGACTTGAACATCTTCGAGACGGGCGACGGAAATGCGGCTCTGCTTGCGATAAGCGTGCTCTTGCAGAGCGATGTCGACGTGGCCGGGCTTACCGAACGCATGGGCGAGTTCAGCATATCGCTTGCGGAAGGCGGCAGCTGGGACGATGCCGACGCGAAGACCGCGATTGCGGACTGGGCCTGCGATGTGGATTTGAAGGGGTCGCTTTCGAAGGTGCGCAAGAACGTGGAAGATTGGAAATATGCCGATACCGTTCCTGCGTTCGAGAAGTATGTGTCTAACTTCTGGTGGGACAATTACGGCCTTGGCGTTTGCAATGCGAAGCGCGAAAACGAAACCAAGCGCAACGTGAACAAGCTCAGTAAACTGTACAACGAATACTTTGTCTGTGAAGGCGGCCGCTGGGTCATTCCGGGTTACGAACCGCGTTCGAGTAGCAGTTCGAACCAGGATCCGTCCGGAATATCTTTTGGCGTCATGAAGGATTCCCGTGACGGGCAGGAATATAAGACGGTCCGGATCGGCAATCAGGTCTGGATGGCGGAGAACCTGAACTATGCCGCTGAAGGAAGCCGTTGCTATGGCGATGACAAGAAGAATTGTGAAAAGTATGGCCGCCTGTATAACTGGGACATTGCCTTGGATACGACAAGCGAAGGGTGCGGTAAAAATTTCAATGAATGTACCTTGAAGAGCGATTTCTATCCCCGTCAAGGCGTGTGCCCCGATGGATGGCATTTGCCGGATCTTGGAGAATGGGATGACCTTATAGAATATACTGATGATGATAGTGACGAGGAAACTTTTGGATTCAGTTTGCAGTCGTATTACTGGGACGATGATTGGGAAAAGCAGTATGGTACAGACAAGTTTGGATTCAATGCCATGCCTGCAGGCATGTTTGATAGCGGGAAATATGTAGGGCTGGATTCCGTGGCTATTTTTTGGACGTCGTCGAAAATAGTAGACGTTATTATGAATGGTTCCATCACTACCTTGAACTATGTGATGCTTGAGAAAAAATCTTCCGGGATTACGAGGTCTCGAGGTGGTGATGTCGATTGGGGTCTCTCCGTCCGCTGCGTCAAGGGAACGGGCAATAAGAGGCCGGAATCCTCCTCCAGTATTGCTTCGTCGAGTTCCATATACGATCCGTTTGCGAAGCAGTCTTCTTCGAGCGTGCATGTGAAAAAGGATACGTTGCCGGATTTGCCCGATGAACTGGCCTTTGTCGAAAAGTATTATGATATAAGAACGCAATACAAGGAATATGCGGATGGAAAACAGCTTGTATGGTGGGGAAGATCTCCTTCGTTTGGAGAGATCTCGGGCGGAAGAGACAGTGTTGCGTCTCCCTGGGATTCTGCGGCTTCTGCGTTGATACGTGAAGCGTCTGACAATGGATTCGAATACCTAGAAGCGTATTCCAACGACTCCCTGGATAACGAATACACGACGGAATCCCATGTCTATACCAAGACTGAGGGGGGTAAGGTATACAAGATCATAATCACGATGGATAATGTGAGAATGGTTGTCTTGACGCGGGAAAATTGTTTCTTCTACCTGAAGGTCATTGTTTATGACAGCAATATTGACGAAGTTCCTTCGGAATCGCGGAAGGATTACAATTCTCCCCAGTATAGGGATTTGCCTGAAGACTTGAAATTTATTGATGAATCTGTTGAAACTCCTAATAGAAAAGTTAAGGATTATTCAAACGATTCGATGTGGACTTCCTGGGTTTATTCCTACCTTACCGACGCGTATGGCACGAGCAATTGGAACGACGCCAAGAAGAAGGCCGATGAGTATGCCGAGTTGATGAAGGCTCATGGCTTCACCTTGATTAGCAAGAAGGAGTATGCGCTTGAGGAGTACGAAAATATGGGATATTCGAGCCCGATGGGATTGACGGATATCAATAGGGATAGTGAAATGGTGACATTGTACCGCTTTGAAAAAGAAGTAGACGGCTTCTATTACAAGGCAGAAGTCTATCCGAGCGCTAATTTCTGTTCGGGTCTGATGACCTGGTACGAGACCCGTGCCAACATAAAGATTACGATTTACGACAAGTAG
- a CDS encoding InlB B-repeat-containing protein, translating to MISRKLFLSVVIAMLAVSAHAAKAIVSEEPDFVDGCYQISTAAQLYGFAEIVNGTFGNLTDYAGLRDSTACGKLTADIVVNENVLGADGNLNVADTAEFAPWAKIQHFMGSFDGQGHTISGLYFYSDDVDQVGLFSSAGSYSENAAAMEVSIKNVRLVDTYFHASFNVAGIIGVVDRYGKATIDRCGVDGVIEGEAQVGGLVGWGINSLSITNSFNAARVSGEDYVGGIVSLLKDASIANVYNVGSISGDNDVGGIVGIAYGESVRLVNGFSAGPVNATSDKSIGVGAVIGGANKYVIERGTFDNMFFLAPGVDSVGISMTEEEFANGTVVTLMRNYSYEGIDGLVWGQDIGSDPLPKLTGVVTGDVALPTITLSLDTGSGEPWTKEILAGYKFRIPDIERENYKLMAWHAEKNFEDEPVTHVPAAQTTDVKYWGHYERVYRVTFETNGGKVDSLGVDSYVHTIGAKLPRAVSRTGYVFAGWYAEEDFSGNAVDSITAADEGDKIFYAKWFQAKVPEMDGNDCYVISNAEELYGFAAIVNGADGFTRQQDACAVLSQDIVVNRNVLDDEGNLNEAGMAGYIPWNPIDSFEGTFDGQMHTISGLYYNDPKDHSKKKDVGLFGAVGGEKSSPVVIENLGLVDSYFASDARSVGGIVARVLEYRTIWISYYAEIRNVYSTSTLETSDSTLSVAGIVGHVDRDAYLHIENCYNQGAIRGYRNYMSGLVGYSGLSDKVVMSNCYNAKPVSYVVSSSVVSQLIAYSAQLEGVAEIVNSVYMDSSKRELGGILAPRTRFADGTVAEILREGVNGEIWGQNVGVDSFPLFSGKIQNSGAIRYNVTFYTFDEDTTTFFNQYWAGVETKLPQAQREGMWFMGWYDNAMLGGDRVSYIKESDEGDLKFYAKWELKTFSVRILINNPDGGRITGLKSGSWYTYGELVSVTVEPFEGFYLNYWSDLKGETEQPLVREFYVDRDMTITVYFGKYSSSSSSAPQSSSSVTSPSSSSAKSSSSVTPQSSSSSTSVSTSSSSLKSSSSSAPKSSSSAKSSSSAKSSSSKAPKSSSSCKNCVGMGLPEIASAPLFNVEVAGRTIQVAGAQGSQYALLDMQGRVIRRGAVYGANFSIPVSRGGNYLVRVGDRVRRVSVK from the coding sequence GTGATTTCTAGAAAGTTGTTTTTGTCTGTGGTAATCGCCATGCTGGCTGTGTCTGCGCATGCCGCGAAGGCGATTGTCTCGGAAGAGCCTGATTTTGTAGATGGCTGTTACCAGATTTCGACTGCCGCGCAACTGTACGGTTTTGCCGAGATTGTGAACGGCACGTTTGGGAACCTGACGGATTATGCGGGCCTCCGTGATAGCACCGCCTGTGGCAAGCTTACAGCCGATATCGTGGTGAACGAGAATGTTCTTGGCGCCGACGGAAACCTGAATGTGGCGGACACGGCAGAATTTGCGCCGTGGGCCAAGATTCAGCATTTCATGGGCTCGTTTGACGGCCAGGGCCATACGATTTCGGGCCTGTACTTTTATTCTGATGATGTTGACCAGGTGGGGTTATTTTCTTCGGCGGGCTCGTATTCGGAGAATGCCGCTGCCATGGAAGTTTCTATCAAGAATGTTCGCCTAGTAGACACCTATTTCCATGCAAGCTTTAACGTGGCCGGAATTATCGGCGTTGTCGATCGTTATGGAAAGGCTACCATCGACCGGTGCGGTGTCGACGGAGTTATCGAGGGTGAAGCGCAGGTAGGCGGTCTGGTGGGCTGGGGCATTAACAGTCTCTCTATCACCAATAGCTTTAACGCGGCCCGCGTGAGTGGGGAAGATTATGTTGGCGGAATTGTGAGTTTACTCAAGGATGCCTCGATAGCGAATGTCTATAATGTGGGCTCTATTTCGGGTGATAATGATGTAGGCGGGATTGTTGGCATTGCTTATGGTGAGAGCGTGCGCCTAGTGAATGGATTCAGCGCCGGCCCCGTAAATGCGACATCTGATAAGTCTATTGGCGTGGGTGCTGTGATTGGAGGTGCCAACAAGTACGTCATAGAAAGGGGAACCTTCGATAATATGTTTTTCCTTGCTCCGGGAGTGGATTCGGTCGGAATCTCCATGACGGAAGAAGAGTTTGCCAACGGTACCGTGGTCACCCTGATGCGGAATTATAGCTACGAAGGTATTGACGGCCTAGTGTGGGGCCAGGATATTGGTTCCGATCCGCTGCCAAAACTTACCGGGGTTGTCACTGGCGATGTGGCGTTACCTACGATTACGCTCAGTCTCGATACGGGTAGTGGTGAACCTTGGACAAAGGAAATTCTTGCCGGTTACAAGTTCAGGATACCCGATATCGAACGCGAAAATTACAAGCTGATGGCCTGGCATGCCGAAAAGAACTTTGAAGACGAGCCCGTGACGCATGTTCCTGCAGCGCAGACTACCGACGTGAAATACTGGGGCCATTACGAGCGCGTGTACCGTGTGACGTTTGAAACCAATGGCGGTAAGGTGGATTCGCTGGGCGTAGATTCGTATGTCCATACTATCGGAGCTAAACTCCCGCGGGCCGTCTCGCGCACGGGATATGTCTTTGCCGGCTGGTATGCAGAAGAAGACTTCAGCGGGAACGCCGTCGATTCCATTACCGCAGCAGATGAAGGCGATAAGATTTTCTATGCCAAGTGGTTCCAGGCGAAGGTTCCGGAAATGGATGGGAATGATTGCTATGTCATTTCGAATGCGGAAGAGCTCTACGGCTTTGCCGCCATCGTGAACGGGGCGGATGGCTTTACCCGTCAGCAAGACGCATGCGCCGTCCTTTCGCAGGATATCGTGGTGAACAGGAACGTGCTGGACGATGAAGGTAACCTCAACGAGGCGGGAATGGCGGGATATATTCCGTGGAATCCGATTGACAGTTTCGAGGGAACATTCGACGGGCAGATGCATACGATTTCGGGCCTGTATTATAACGACCCGAAAGACCATAGTAAAAAGAAGGACGTCGGGCTCTTCGGTGCCGTTGGAGGCGAAAAGAGCTCGCCCGTTGTTATAGAGAACCTGGGCCTTGTCGATTCGTATTTTGCATCGGATGCGAGGAGTGTAGGGGGTATTGTCGCGCGCGTTCTGGAATATCGGACAATCTGGATAAGCTATTATGCCGAAATCAGGAATGTCTACAGTACATCTACCCTGGAAACTTCCGACAGCACTCTTTCTGTGGCCGGAATTGTGGGCCATGTCGACAGGGATGCGTACCTGCATATTGAAAACTGCTATAACCAGGGGGCAATCCGTGGTTACAGGAACTATATGTCGGGGCTTGTTGGGTATTCTGGCCTTTCCGACAAGGTTGTTATGTCGAATTGCTACAATGCGAAACCCGTCAGCTATGTGGTGAGTTCGTCCGTAGTAAGCCAGCTGATTGCCTATTCGGCGCAGTTGGAGGGCGTTGCGGAGATTGTCAATAGTGTTTATATGGATTCGTCGAAAAGGGAACTCGGAGGTATCTTGGCTCCGAGAACGCGCTTTGCCGACGGTACGGTCGCGGAAATACTGCGCGAAGGCGTAAATGGCGAAATATGGGGCCAGAATGTCGGTGTAGATTCGTTCCCGCTGTTCTCCGGGAAAATCCAGAATTCTGGTGCTATTAGGTACAACGTAACGTTCTATACCTTTGATGAAGATACGACGACTTTCTTTAATCAATACTGGGCGGGTGTGGAAACGAAACTCCCGCAGGCACAAAGGGAAGGCATGTGGTTTATGGGCTGGTACGATAATGCCATGCTTGGTGGGGACCGTGTTTCGTACATTAAAGAATCGGATGAGGGCGATTTGAAATTCTATGCCAAGTGGGAACTGAAGACCTTTAGCGTACGCATTTTGATCAATAATCCTGATGGGGGCCGTATTACGGGCCTTAAGTCGGGTAGTTGGTATACCTATGGCGAATTGGTGTCGGTAACGGTGGAACCCTTTGAAGGCTTCTATCTGAACTATTGGAGCGACCTCAAAGGCGAAACCGAGCAGCCGCTGGTCCGTGAATTCTATGTCGATAGGGATATGACCATTACAGTTTACTTCGGCAAGTATAGCTCAAGTTCTTCTAGCGCGCCGCAGTCCAGCTCCAGCGTCACTTCGCCATCGAGTAGTTCCGCGAAGTCTTCTTCCAGCGTCACACCGCAGTCGAGCTCCAGCTCGACAAGTGTGTCCACTAGCAGTTCCTCCCTGAAGTCCAGCAGCAGTTCTGCCCCGAAATCGAGCAGCAGCGCGAAGTCCAGTTCTTCGGCGAAGTCTTCTTCGAGCAAGGCGCCCAAGTCGTCCAGCTCGTGCAAGAACTGCGTTGGAATGGGCCTGCCCGAAATTGCATCCGCGCCTTTGTTCAATGTAGAAGTCGCCGGACGTACAATCCAGGTGGCGGGCGCACAAGGCTCGCAGTATGCGTTGCTCGACATGCAAGGGCGCGTAATCCGCAGGGGAGCGGTCTATGGCGCGAACTTCTCCATCCCGGTGAGCCGTGGCGGTAATTACCTTGTCCGTGTCGGCGACCGTGTGCGGCGCGTATCCGTGAAATAA
- a CDS encoding TIGR02147 family protein has translation MKEIIEYTDYRKFIQDYYDERKRCSAFSWHAFAQKAGFSSDVYLKYVCEGKKNLSIASAGSVATAMGLVGFEYDYFILMVSYAHAKSDTAKRAAFEERCALAQAHKIRVLGNEEFDYFKSWKNSVIRELAPHMPGAKPLEMAKACRQKISAAEVSETLDFLVKAKLLKKDRSGNYQQTDKAIVMGSVDAVPVAARELQRQMGEFAIQSLDLPLSERMMSGYTLGLTRRAYERIRKETEDYFRRVVAIATEDDETERVYRLNVQLFPMSERLGKKNEDKKGR, from the coding sequence ATGAAGGAAATCATTGAATACACAGATTATCGCAAGTTCATCCAGGACTACTACGATGAACGCAAGCGTTGCTCCGCTTTTTCTTGGCACGCGTTTGCCCAGAAGGCGGGTTTCTCTTCGGATGTCTACCTGAAGTATGTTTGCGAGGGGAAAAAGAATTTGAGCATCGCTTCGGCGGGCTCGGTGGCGACCGCAATGGGGCTGGTCGGTTTCGAGTACGACTACTTTATCTTGATGGTGTCGTATGCGCATGCCAAGAGCGATACGGCCAAGCGGGCCGCATTCGAGGAGCGCTGTGCACTCGCGCAGGCCCACAAGATTCGGGTGCTCGGGAATGAAGAGTTCGATTATTTCAAGTCGTGGAAAAATTCTGTAATCCGCGAACTTGCCCCGCACATGCCCGGCGCAAAGCCGCTCGAGATGGCGAAGGCCTGCAGGCAAAAGATTTCGGCGGCGGAAGTCTCCGAGACGCTCGACTTCTTGGTGAAGGCGAAACTCCTGAAGAAGGACAGGAGCGGAAACTACCAGCAGACGGACAAGGCCATCGTGATGGGGAGCGTAGATGCGGTTCCGGTGGCGGCACGCGAATTGCAAAGGCAAATGGGGGAGTTTGCCATCCAGTCGCTGGACCTGCCGCTATCGGAACGCATGATGTCGGGGTACACGCTTGGCCTTACGCGCCGTGCGTACGAACGCATCAGAAAAGAAACGGAAGATTACTTCCGCCGCGTGGTGGCGATTGCGACAGAAGACGACGAGACGGAACGGGTCTACCGCCTGAATGTGCAACTGTTCCCGATGAGCGAACGCCTGGGGAAGAAAAATGAAGATAAAAAGGGGAGATAG
- a CDS encoding TIGR02147 family protein yields the protein MMKSIIEYKDYREYVLEYYRERKRTSAFTWREFAKIAGFASGSYLKLVCDGKTRLRLEGAKKTAHAMGLQGFEYDYFILMVRYESAKTDKEKKMCYEEMEALSSAHNVKILGSEFFTFYETWKHSVVRELAVAMPGAKPHEIAKACRLPISAAEVSNSLRFLVNSGFLTVDIKGDYHQTNHSLSTGRLKVVSVAVHSLLRQMGEFALDALDKLPISERFFSGITMSMTSESYEKVIEELVECRKRIVSIVSADKGVEKVCRLNMQLFPLTENLNSGKSTTGKGE from the coding sequence ATGATGAAATCAATCATTGAATATAAGGACTACCGCGAGTACGTGCTGGAATACTACCGCGAACGTAAGCGCACATCGGCGTTTACGTGGCGCGAATTTGCCAAGATAGCTGGATTCGCATCGGGGTCGTACTTGAAGCTCGTTTGCGATGGCAAGACTCGACTTCGCCTGGAGGGGGCGAAGAAGACTGCTCATGCAATGGGGTTGCAGGGCTTCGAGTACGACTACTTTATTTTGATGGTGCGCTATGAAAGCGCAAAAACTGATAAGGAGAAGAAAATGTGTTACGAGGAAATGGAGGCCCTGAGCTCGGCCCACAATGTGAAGATTTTGGGGAGCGAATTCTTTACGTTTTATGAAACCTGGAAGCATTCCGTCGTCCGTGAGCTGGCGGTTGCAATGCCGGGAGCAAAACCGCACGAAATCGCGAAAGCTTGCAGGCTGCCGATTTCTGCTGCAGAAGTAAGCAACAGCCTCCGTTTCCTCGTAAACTCAGGATTCCTCACGGTGGATATAAAAGGGGATTACCACCAGACGAACCATTCTCTCTCGACAGGGCGCTTGAAAGTTGTTTCTGTGGCGGTGCATTCTTTATTGCGCCAGATGGGCGAGTTCGCGCTTGATGCCCTTGATAAGTTGCCAATCTCGGAACGTTTTTTTAGTGGTATTACCATGAGCATGACGTCCGAGAGCTATGAGAAAGTCATAGAAGAACTTGTGGAATGCCGCAAGCGTATTGTGTCTATTGTTTCGGCCGATAAGGGCGTGGAAAAAGTGTGCCGTTTGAATATGCAACTTTTCCCGCTGACGGAAAATTTGAATAGTGGAAAGTCCACGACGGGTAAAGGAGAATAA
- a CDS encoding FISUMP domain-containing protein, translating to MSALGIALCACSFETAGTSDETEGVVALADKKIVGAVQKGPFVKGSDVVLRETSADGSLEPTGREFTTKTINDKGDFEFDSLELESQYALLSAEGYYTREVNSQRSHCVLRLNAVSNLEKRNTANINMLTHFEYKRVLKLVEEGKSFAQAKRQAATELMNAFGVDVPAQSAEDLNIFNTSYGDRTLYHLSVFVDRDFFYPHDDDVDEWEYERDTANIDCSKLQEYVDSFADDLAEDGTLSDSLIAPLAAEAYLINTYFGNVMYGEELGLKDKDEYALMAERTYFYKLVLDHYLGFETCNDSRWGESRRLDKPFRSYDDDAEMEYENPAYFLCDGTDWKQTTKGHLDSLKMPIPHESGIMKDPRDGREYKTVSFEFNGNKYEWMAEDLMYSITPETPTKGGLVNRRQAGVYSWAEAMRLSESYMSKPVRDGSVDSLHQGICPDGWHISNSLDWEALVTYVGGVNNLLNESWKTDPETAAAKDLFGVFYDRFDFNLYPMDKKYLDLYYHTYTDESFIGDIEAERLMWWDYYEEHKDTEDVEWILGYANDYGNYRDIKNHTFEISIDYGMPTDEPRKAARVRCVKN from the coding sequence GTGTCTGCTTTGGGTATCGCGCTTTGTGCGTGTTCTTTTGAAACGGCGGGTACAAGTGATGAAACTGAAGGCGTTGTTGCATTGGCTGACAAGAAAATTGTGGGTGCGGTGCAGAAGGGACCTTTCGTGAAGGGCTCCGACGTTGTCCTTAGGGAGACTTCGGCAGACGGGAGCCTTGAGCCCACGGGCAGGGAATTTACGACTAAGACCATCAATGACAAGGGCGATTTCGAGTTCGACAGTCTTGAATTGGAAAGTCAGTATGCGCTTCTTTCTGCGGAAGGCTACTATACCCGCGAGGTCAATAGCCAACGCTCTCATTGTGTTTTGCGCCTTAATGCGGTTTCCAACCTGGAAAAACGTAATACGGCAAATATCAACATGTTGACGCATTTTGAATACAAGCGCGTCTTGAAGTTGGTCGAGGAGGGCAAGAGCTTCGCGCAAGCCAAGAGGCAGGCCGCAACGGAACTTATGAATGCGTTCGGTGTTGATGTTCCTGCACAATCTGCAGAAGACTTGAATATTTTTAATACCTCTTATGGGGATAGGACGCTCTACCATCTCAGCGTTTTTGTGGACAGGGACTTTTTCTATCCTCATGATGATGATGTCGATGAATGGGAATACGAACGGGATACGGCCAATATAGACTGCTCCAAGCTGCAGGAATACGTTGATTCGTTTGCGGATGATCTTGCTGAAGATGGAACTCTCAGTGATTCCCTGATAGCACCTCTTGCTGCCGAAGCGTACTTAATCAACACCTACTTTGGCAACGTCATGTATGGTGAAGAACTGGGCTTGAAAGATAAAGATGAATACGCTCTCATGGCGGAGAGGACCTATTTCTACAAGCTGGTGCTGGACCACTATCTTGGCTTTGAAACCTGCAACGACAGCCGCTGGGGTGAATCTAGAAGGCTCGACAAGCCGTTCAGATCTTACGATGATGATGCCGAAATGGAATATGAGAATCCCGCCTACTTCCTTTGTGATGGAACTGACTGGAAACAGACGACGAAAGGACACCTCGATTCCCTCAAGATGCCGATTCCTCACGAGTCGGGAATTATGAAGGACCCGCGCGACGGCCGGGAATACAAGACGGTAAGTTTCGAGTTCAACGGGAATAAGTATGAGTGGATGGCCGAAGACCTGATGTACAGTATTACTCCGGAAACGCCTACAAAGGGAGGCCTTGTAAACCGTCGCCAAGCCGGGGTCTATAGCTGGGCCGAAGCTATGCGCCTTAGTGAGAGCTATATGTCGAAGCCTGTCAGGGATGGCTCGGTTGATTCGCTCCATCAGGGAATTTGCCCGGACGGCTGGCATATATCTAATAGCCTGGATTGGGAAGCCTTGGTTACCTATGTTGGAGGTGTCAATAACCTGCTCAATGAATCTTGGAAAACTGATCCCGAAACCGCGGCAGCGAAGGATTTGTTTGGAGTGTTCTATGACAGGTTCGATTTCAATCTTTACCCGATGGATAAAAAGTACTTGGACCTTTATTACCACACGTATACGGACGAATCGTTTATTGGGGATATAGAAGCGGAACGTTTAATGTGGTGGGATTACTACGAAGAGCATAAGGACACCGAAGATGTTGAATGGATCCTTGGCTACGCAAATGATTATGGCAACTACAGGGACATTAAGAATCACACTTTCGAAATCTCTATCGATTATGGAATGCCGACCGATGAACCTCGAAAGGCAGCTCGTGTCCGCTGCGTAAAGAACTAG